From a single Paenibacillus sp. FSL W8-0426 genomic region:
- a CDS encoding AAA family ATPase yields MLVESPSIILVTGIMASGKSTVAQLLSEQFDNSVHLRGDIFRRMIVNNRKEVRPDSGSDEFDQLRLRYQLAALSAEMYYKSGYTVVVQDVVIGPLLTDFISYINNRPLYLVVLCPNTAVVATREANRTKKGYGIWSVDELDRVLRNETPRLGLWLDSSDLSPEETVNEIIKRLKNEAVIE; encoded by the coding sequence ATGTTAGTGGAGAGTCCAAGCATCATACTGGTCACCGGAATCATGGCTAGTGGAAAATCTACCGTAGCGCAGTTACTTTCTGAACAATTTGATAATTCGGTACATTTACGTGGAGACATTTTTCGGAGAATGATTGTAAATAACCGCAAAGAAGTTCGTCCTGATTCAGGAAGTGACGAGTTCGATCAGCTGAGGCTGCGATATCAGCTCGCTGCTCTGTCAGCGGAGATGTACTATAAGTCGGGATATACAGTTGTTGTACAAGATGTTGTCATCGGACCACTACTTACTGATTTCATCTCATATATTAATAACCGCCCATTGTATTTAGTAGTGCTATGTCCAAACACTGCTGTGGTTGCAACGAGAGAGGCAAACCGCACAAAGAAAGGTTATGGGATATGGAGCGTTGATGAGTTAGATCGCGTACTGCGAAATGAAACTCCACGCTTGGGACTGTGGTTGGATTCATCAGATTTGTCCCCAGAAGAGACGGTTAATGAAATTATCAAGCGGCTAAAAAATGAGGCAGTAATAGAATAA
- a CDS encoding MerR family transcriptional regulator has product MKPYWKVGDLAKLTGLTVRTLRFYDQIGLLSPSAATESGHRLYDDDDLSRLYQIISLKELGLSLDEVKAALTGPGIDPLEVVDMQIERAQEQIRRQQKLLDQLRHVSKLMKGKQQVTVDDFTTLLQAMKNDYEKPILNRQHSWEQRLGLLGMFLAGGNEGTNPTKKEHKED; this is encoded by the coding sequence ATGAAACCATATTGGAAGGTCGGGGATCTGGCCAAGCTGACGGGGTTAACCGTGCGTACGTTGCGCTTCTACGACCAGATTGGACTGCTCTCGCCGTCGGCTGCCACGGAATCGGGACATCGGCTCTACGACGACGATGATTTGTCACGACTCTATCAAATTATATCGCTGAAGGAGTTGGGCCTGTCGCTCGACGAAGTGAAAGCTGCACTAACGGGCCCCGGAATTGACCCGCTCGAGGTCGTCGATATGCAGATCGAGCGCGCGCAAGAGCAAATACGGCGGCAGCAGAAGCTACTTGATCAGCTGAGGCATGTATCTAAGTTGATGAAGGGAAAGCAGCAGGTGACGGTAGACGATTTCACCACACTGCTGCAAGCGATGAAGAACGACTACGAGAAGCCGATCCTGAATCGTCAACACAGTTGGGAGCAACGCTTGGGCCTGCTGGGGATGTTTTTAGCAGGCGGGAATGAGGGAACAAACCCTACAAAAAAAGAACACAAGGAGGATTAA
- a CDS encoding SRPBCC family protein, which yields MKEKFVRHGTFVIEKTYPASREQVYQAMADAEAKARWFTKPEVFEFRVGGREFSSGETPDGGLFTFDATYQEIVPLERIVYTYVMDFNGVRFSVSITTIELADTDGGTKLTFTEQGTFFDGLDAVENREHGSRELLELLGHSLTQGGDAVAAEDDADLIPGQLEFAHTRLYDFPSEDVYRAWAQPELLAQWWGPNGFTSTFHEFDFCEGGFWRFTFHGPDGKDYPNENKFIEIESGKRIVLEHQGTPEFRLTATFTDMAGRTRVTFRQQFKDENLFQQAKSYCPDSNEQNLDRLQAVLEGRPASAWI from the coding sequence ATGAAAGAAAAATTTGTAAGACATGGAACATTTGTAATTGAAAAAACGTATCCGGCATCCAGGGAGCAGGTATACCAAGCAATGGCTGACGCTGAAGCCAAAGCACGCTGGTTCACGAAGCCGGAAGTGTTCGAATTCCGGGTAGGCGGACGGGAATTCAGCAGCGGCGAAACGCCGGACGGCGGATTGTTCACATTTGACGCGACTTATCAGGAGATCGTTCCGCTTGAGCGGATTGTTTATACGTACGTAATGGACTTTAACGGCGTGCGGTTCTCGGTGTCCATTACTACGATTGAGCTTGCAGACACGGATGGAGGCACGAAGCTGACCTTTACGGAGCAAGGCACCTTCTTCGATGGGCTCGATGCGGTGGAGAATCGGGAACACGGGTCAAGGGAGCTTCTAGAGCTGCTGGGTCATTCGCTTACTCAGGGCGGAGATGCGGTTGCTGCGGAAGACGACGCCGATCTGATTCCCGGCCAATTGGAGTTTGCTCATACGCGTTTGTACGACTTCCCGAGCGAAGATGTTTACCGGGCGTGGGCGCAACCGGAGCTTCTGGCGCAGTGGTGGGGGCCTAACGGCTTCACAAGTACATTCCACGAATTCGACTTCTGCGAGGGCGGATTCTGGCGCTTTACCTTTCACGGACCGGACGGCAAGGATTATCCGAACGAGAACAAGTTCATCGAAATCGAGTCGGGGAAACGCATCGTACTGGAGCATCAAGGCACTCCTGAATTCAGGTTGACGGCAACATTTACCGATATGGCCGGTCGGACGCGTGTGACATTCCGTCAACAGTTCAAAGACGAAAACTTATTCCAGCAAGCAAAATCATATTGCCCGGACAGCAACGAGCAGAACCTGGACCGTCTTCAAGCTGTGCTAGAAGGACGGCCAGCCAGCGCCTGGATTTAG
- a CDS encoding DUF4303 domain-containing protein — MTDFLKQFEERFRASFVEDLKRTLEQTQNERVYACAFGTDSDFVTLFLAINTEESLARHIADMKKKGLCNSKEDEIYFRWGCSEYQYGDDTHFNDISKLLYAVENAYDYKDQLIEIIARVVQETEPSVFAEYGQSKEDIVFFVSMTDDDQAEELENESVALMTRPELVKGFLKRYEQ, encoded by the coding sequence ATGACTGATTTTTTGAAGCAATTTGAGGAGCGCTTTCGGGCAAGCTTTGTGGAAGATTTGAAAAGAACGTTGGAACAAACGCAAAATGAACGCGTGTATGCCTGTGCTTTTGGCACGGATAGCGACTTCGTCACCTTATTTTTGGCCATAAATACGGAGGAATCGCTGGCTCGGCATATTGCCGACATGAAGAAGAAAGGGCTGTGTAACTCGAAAGAGGATGAAATTTATTTCAGGTGGGGTTGTTCGGAGTACCAATATGGTGACGACACGCATTTCAATGATATCAGCAAGCTGTTGTATGCCGTAGAAAATGCATATGACTACAAGGACCAATTGATCGAGATCATTGCAAGGGTGGTTCAGGAAACGGAACCGTCAGTTTTTGCCGAATACGGGCAATCCAAGGAAGACATCGTCTTTTTTGTGTCCATGACGGATGACGATCAGGCAGAGGAGCTGGAGAACGAATCGGTTGCGCTGATGACCCGCCCGGAGCTGGTTAAGGGATTTTTGAAGCGGTATGAGCAATAA
- a CDS encoding NUDIX hydrolase has product MSSDMQWLDWVKRIQAIAQTGLTYSKDVYDLERFEELRELSMEMLANYTNVSREKIKLHFGSETGYATPKVDIRGVVFKEGKILLVREKADNAWALPGGWADIGHSPSEIAVKEIEEESGYITVPKRILAVMDKKFHDHPPEQYHVYKIFIECQIVAGQPNGGVETREVAFFDRDRLPELSLDRNTVKQIQTMFQFLDDPSKTVILD; this is encoded by the coding sequence ATGAGCTCAGACATGCAATGGCTTGATTGGGTTAAGCGAATTCAAGCGATCGCCCAAACCGGGCTGACATACTCCAAGGACGTGTACGACCTTGAACGATTTGAAGAGTTAAGAGAACTTAGCATGGAAATGCTTGCGAATTATACGAATGTCAGCCGGGAAAAAATCAAGCTTCACTTCGGAAGCGAAACGGGATATGCCACGCCTAAGGTGGACATACGCGGAGTCGTCTTTAAAGAGGGAAAAATATTGCTGGTGCGGGAAAAAGCCGACAATGCCTGGGCATTGCCGGGCGGGTGGGCTGACATTGGACATTCTCCTTCGGAAATCGCCGTAAAAGAAATCGAAGAAGAATCAGGTTACATTACGGTACCCAAGCGGATACTTGCCGTGATGGATAAAAAATTCCACGATCATCCTCCGGAACAATATCACGTGTATAAAATCTTTATCGAATGCCAGATTGTGGCCGGACAGCCCAATGGCGGGGTTGAAACGAGGGAAGTTGCCTTTTTTGATAGAGACCGGTTGCCAGAGCTCTCGTTGGATCGAAATACGGTGAAGCAGATTCAAACGATGTTTCAGTTTCTGGATGATCCGAGTAAAACCGTTATTTTGGATTAA
- a CDS encoding HipA family kinase, protein MLQAVTYVQSLTGTSLPHLMQCDDGNYYVVKLNKNPQGSRALANEMICCWLAGRLGIPVPCSQVIYINDSLRKQYLELGYDLGHGPHYGSQFIFDSTSYPSQSELANCSNIGQAADIIAFDYWLDNNDRYLRRDNGQNILVSRTPTPKLWMIDNANIFAGPNWTIQSMFKSVSVHRMFWGALYAMFVPFLDGPDPFGKAIANIIALPTGELIEVMAVMPAEWGVSHEEIAAVSHALEVRKNYLPYWISHLQDHFPMWRNQHGGL, encoded by the coding sequence ATGCTTCAAGCCGTTACCTATGTCCAATCACTTACGGGTACCAGTTTACCTCATCTTATGCAATGTGATGATGGTAACTACTACGTTGTTAAACTTAATAAGAATCCCCAAGGAAGTCGCGCTTTAGCGAATGAGATGATTTGCTGCTGGTTGGCAGGACGATTGGGGATCCCTGTTCCTTGCAGTCAGGTAATCTATATCAATGATTCATTAAGGAAACAATATTTAGAACTTGGGTACGATCTCGGACATGGCCCGCATTACGGCAGTCAATTTATTTTTGATAGTACAAGTTACCCTTCACAATCAGAGCTTGCTAATTGTAGCAATATTGGCCAAGCGGCAGATATTATCGCTTTTGATTATTGGTTGGATAACAATGACCGTTATTTGAGGCGGGATAATGGACAAAATATTTTGGTTTCACGAACGCCAACTCCAAAGTTGTGGATGATTGATAATGCCAATATATTCGCTGGTCCCAACTGGACGATTCAGTCGATGTTTAAATCGGTTTCAGTACATCGCATGTTTTGGGGGGCACTGTATGCGATGTTTGTTCCTTTCTTGGATGGTCCCGATCCTTTTGGCAAAGCAATAGCTAATATTATAGCTCTACCCACAGGCGAACTGATCGAAGTTATGGCTGTAATGCCAGCTGAATGGGGGGTTAGTCACGAGGAAATAGCTGCGGTGTCACATGCATTAGAAGTGCGAAAGAATTACCTTCCCTATTGGATAAGCCATCTGCAAGACCATTTCCCTATGTGGAGAAATCAACATGGAGGGTTGTGA
- a CDS encoding phosphotransferase, which translates to MPRTFQISSEENVIKILAHSKHAALRALQSYDLDWDHIRFNQLSDTCTFVVQTSKSQTLLLRIHPGMNKEELRSELVWLDALNRLTNIPVPQGVPNRHGDSVLELKGDHGDDLPVYATLMRWVDGINEGRELSEEQVFNEGVLLAKLHHASRQFEPPADFTRPEWGLPSFNASMIRLAEHHKAFLSHDGFALYQSAAEKVRTHLARLVKDTTNYGLIHGDLHQGNIVFDGKHPRPIDFGRCGFGYFLYDVAHTILGLYPAQRKLVLEGYQSIRKPAADGLQELESFAVMAMLENFAHHAPDPRETDSLKEEQPYAQAILRHYLSDSPFLFQAIEL; encoded by the coding sequence ATGCCACGTACGTTTCAAATCAGCTCAGAGGAAAATGTAATAAAAATACTCGCCCATTCCAAACATGCAGCGCTCAGAGCACTGCAAAGTTACGATTTGGATTGGGATCATATCCGGTTCAATCAATTGTCCGATACGTGTACGTTTGTTGTGCAAACAAGTAAAAGCCAGACCTTATTGCTGCGCATTCATCCGGGAATGAACAAGGAGGAACTGCGTTCTGAACTCGTTTGGCTGGATGCGCTGAATAGGTTGACGAACATTCCCGTTCCCCAAGGCGTTCCGAATCGGCATGGCGACAGCGTGTTGGAACTTAAAGGGGACCATGGCGACGATCTGCCCGTTTATGCGACATTAATGCGCTGGGTCGATGGCATAAACGAGGGCCGGGAACTTTCCGAGGAACAGGTTTTTAATGAAGGAGTCCTGCTTGCAAAGCTTCACCATGCATCCCGGCAATTCGAACCCCCAGCCGATTTCACTCGGCCTGAATGGGGTTTGCCAAGCTTCAATGCATCGATGATACGCCTGGCAGAGCATCACAAAGCCTTTCTTTCCCATGACGGGTTTGCACTGTATCAATCCGCTGCCGAAAAAGTACGCACCCACTTGGCCAGACTTGTCAAAGACACTACAAATTACGGATTAATCCACGGCGATCTGCATCAAGGAAACATCGTGTTTGACGGCAAGCATCCGCGTCCCATCGATTTCGGCAGATGCGGATTCGGATATTTCCTGTACGACGTGGCTCATACGATCTTGGGCCTGTATCCGGCTCAACGAAAACTTGTGCTTGAGGGGTACCAAAGCATTCGGAAACCAGCCGCGGATGGGCTGCAGGAACTGGAGTCGTTTGCCGTGATGGCCATGCTCGAAAATTTCGCCCACCATGCACCCGATCCAAGGGAGACCGACAGTCTGAAAGAAGAACAGCCGTATGCGCAAGCCATCTTGCGTCATTATTTGAGTGACAGCCCCTTTCTATTTCAAGCGATAGAGCTATAG
- a CDS encoding alpha/beta hydrolase yields the protein MTTANNPNNENKVVLEPAAQKFVEDTANPPYLFDLGPAKGRETVDEVQSGDIAKPAVDIEDLTIQGGPTGEVSIRIVRPQNANGALPVILYTHGAGWVFGNAHTHDRLIRELAVGSNSAVVFTNYDLSPEVRYPVAIEQIYAVLEWISSEGASHNLKSDAIAAAGDSVGGNMTAAITLMAKDRKGPKISKQLLFYPVTDASFDTPSYHQFAEGYFLRRDGMQWFWDQYTTDPAQRAEIYASPLRANLNQLQGLPEALVITGEADVLRDEGEAYANKLREAGVPVTAVRFQGIIHDFVMLNALADTHAAKGAMLLANAWIRQ from the coding sequence ATGACAACAGCAAACAACCCAAACAATGAAAACAAGGTAGTTCTTGAACCGGCAGCGCAAAAATTCGTGGAGGATACCGCCAATCCTCCGTATTTGTTTGACCTGGGTCCAGCCAAAGGACGCGAAACCGTCGACGAAGTGCAGTCCGGTGATATCGCGAAACCTGCGGTTGATATTGAAGATTTAACGATCCAGGGCGGACCAACGGGCGAAGTATCGATCCGAATCGTACGTCCGCAAAACGCTAACGGGGCTTTGCCGGTCATTCTATACACTCACGGGGCCGGATGGGTGTTCGGCAATGCCCATACGCATGACCGTTTGATTCGCGAACTGGCTGTAGGTTCGAATTCGGCCGTCGTGTTCACGAACTACGACCTGTCTCCAGAGGTCCGTTATCCTGTTGCGATCGAGCAAATTTACGCCGTGTTGGAGTGGATCTCGAGTGAAGGCGCCAGCCATAACCTGAAATCCGACGCTATTGCGGCAGCGGGGGACAGCGTCGGCGGCAACATGACGGCGGCTATTACGCTGATGGCCAAAGACCGCAAAGGCCCGAAAATCAGCAAACAGCTTCTGTTCTATCCAGTAACCGATGCGTCGTTCGACACCCCGTCTTATCACCAATTCGCGGAAGGTTACTTCCTGCGCCGGGATGGGATGCAATGGTTCTGGGACCAATATACGACCGATCCGGCACAAAGAGCGGAAATCTACGCTTCCCCGCTGCGCGCAAACCTGAATCAATTGCAAGGCTTGCCTGAGGCGCTGGTGATTACCGGTGAAGCTGACGTGCTTCGCGATGAAGGCGAGGCATATGCCAACAAATTGCGTGAAGCGGGTGTACCGGTAACGGCGGTTCGCTTCCAAGGCATCATTCATGACTTTGTCATGCTGAATGCGCTGGCCGATACCCATGCCGCCAAAGGCGCAATGCTCCTGGCCAATGCCTGGATCCGCCAATAA